Genomic segment of Paenibacillus macerans:
CGGGCAGAGTTATCGTTTTTTTCAACACAAATCACTCCTTAGGGCGGTTATATTATCATCGTATAACATTCATGCAATCTTTCGCTTTGCCGCTCATCATGCCTTGGTATTCGTGTTATATTAATGGTCAATATTAACGCAGCACTTTAGGGTTTAACTTTAATCTTTTCACTGGGGGGGCAGGAATGAACGAAGTATATACACCGAAACAAATAGCAAAAATGTTAAACATCAGCACCACAACTTTGCGAAGATACGAGGAACAGGGGCTAATTCCACATGTCCATAGAACGGCCAGTAACCGCAGATGCTACCGGCCTGTTCACGTACAGGCTTTCACCGTTATCCGAATGTTGCTTCAAGGGTATGACATCCCGGTGGTCTATGAGGCGATGCAAAATATTAAAAAGGGGAACACGGTGGAGGCTTTCTGGTTAATCAACCGGCAACTGCACATCCTACAGGAGGAGAAGCATAGAGTTGAGGAAGTTTTAATGATGATCAAAAACGCGGATTTCTCCAAATACTGCAACGTCAAGGTTACGGAAACGATGAAAATCGGGGAAGTTGCCGCGTTGGCCGGCGTTAATCCTTCGGCGATCCGGCACTGGGAGAAGGAAGGACTGATCAAATCGGAGAGAGAGCGGGGGAACGGGTACAGAATGTACACCACATCCGAACTGAAGAAAGTCATTGTGATCAGCAGCCTGCGAAAAACGATCCATTACATCGAAAATATGAAACAGTTGCTAAATGAACTCGAAACACAGCACTACACGAAAGTGGAGCGGTCTTTTCAACTGGCTCTGCAAAAATTAAATCATCAACTTAC
This window contains:
- a CDS encoding MerR family DNA-binding transcriptional regulator, whose translation is MNEVYTPKQIAKMLNISTTTLRRYEEQGLIPHVHRTASNRRCYRPVHVQAFTVIRMLLQGYDIPVVYEAMQNIKKGNTVEAFWLINRQLHILQEEKHRVEEVLMMIKNADFSKYCNVKVTETMKIGEVAALAGVNPSAIRHWEKEGLIKSERERGNGYRMYTTSELKKVIVISSLRKTIHYIENMKQLLNELETQHYTKVERSFQLALQKLNHQLTTRFQGIAELMKYVTFYREQTSPGQT